From the genome of Notolabrus celidotus isolate fNotCel1 chromosome 5, fNotCel1.pri, whole genome shotgun sequence, one region includes:
- the phldb1a gene encoding pleckstrin homology-like domain family B member 1 isoform X3, producing MERVSRTKGEQGRQTHQVLQSTPLDLIETGKSLRVQAERPHLVSLGSGRLSTAITLLPLQEGRTTLGSDGTDIPLQGPGIAVKHCYIENQAGCITLYPCGNQCTVDGLPITKQYRLTQGCMLCFGQSAFFRFNHPEEALRMKSMLPGGNQGLNTTRTHPTDSHNALNGIYQSPASNGDSKISNIAKNLQDSLVLKTPSSLSGSKLPIRQNSPPNMLNGRNGSTTEDSSSFRGQNLGNKTPPIPSRSPHTNHAPVPHPRSSLSVAPSSASGALRSQESPKLLRNVRADATSSPASASRGSGQSTENSKKPASVKLSPTAPPSPGVRGSSLQKRSPSPMRDLSHADVPQRIRTPEPSGPTSLRNLPPHSPYTSRRGTPGSPGSAAFVPDSPQGLRKLTASKAESMRAMYAQSPSALSGLEKGHGGATMSGLSSLSGSSPFSSPGSQRKTSCMAGSSSRDQSHIKPRTRERKNSISEISDNEDELLEYHRWQREERLREQEMEKMERQRLETILNLCAEYNHEDSAAELAEVVRSGLLGGTCLDMAGGLSLQGLDRPQRENDEETQREESSSTESTHQECEEIFAGQEQAYLEEERNRILARVDDIKQRVSELEQQLQETKQEVEMEQALLQAERRAEQEQVEAENEIISQLQLKLSQLDKATQKEKDKGRANVSAERKALEKQRNEYNELKRQFDKCPLSQREQLQEQLSRKAEALESETKQFEELEFCQLEAESSLEERKDTQSSQLLQERAEYHCSVAKRKEKMGALEAQVQQLGLQATQDCERMAKDRAVALQLLYKEQDRLIAMEKRYHALTGGRNFPKHSNSMKEEYLRLSDVYKMYGSAALQPHSSSPAALHCLSLTVHPTLPCEEYITVSQLSQIFGMQRLDPSSSSSTPSFQLANSQSTFSCHSAACGPPSFLSAKSQPELSRNVMPPLNLERWYQDIMAAGESQSCPPPLPAKTFSTRRQGQLLKSKSDGEVGQAALCSAAALLHSSGPAHERNASSKGLQLMLREMSNPLDMESRRQFVMQNKDMSPTVHHSILHHQTPPSGNQAYDTLSLESSDSMETSVSTGNNSACTPESACGLEAQRIEEMEKMLKEAQQEKARLIENREREVQARRQMLEEERRRREEAERRLLDETAHRQRLVEEEVKMREKHFSQARPMTRYLPNRKEEFDLRSHVESSGHCIDTCPFVNLTEKMCKGHLVKMGGKIKSWKKRWFVFDRLKRNFSYYVDKHETKLKGLIYFQAIEEVYYDHLRSATKSPNPSLTFCVKTHDRLYYMVAPSPEAMRIWMDVIVTGAEGYTQFMS from the exons ATGGAGCGTGTAAGCAGAACAAAAGGGGAACAGGGGCGACAGACGCACCAGGTCTTACAG agcaCTCCTTTAGACCTGATTGAGACAGGCAAGTCTCTGAGGGTCCAGGCAGAGCGTCCTCACCTGGTTAGTTTGGGGAGTGGACGCTTGAGCACAGCTATAACCTTACTACCACTGCAGGAAG GAAGGACCACGCTAGGCAGCGACGGGACAGATATTCCTCTGCAGGGCCCTGGCATTGCAGTTAAGCACTGCTACATAGAAAACCAAGCAGGCTGCATCACCCTGTACCCATGTGGAAACCAGTGCACTGTGGATGGGCTTCCCATCACCAAACAGTACCGCCTGACACAAG GGTGCATGCTGTGTTTTGGTCAGTCGGCTTTTTTCCGCTTCAACCATCCAGAGGAGGCCCTGCGGATGAAGAGCATGCTGCCTGGAGGAAACCAAGGACTGAACACCACAAGAACTCACCCAACTG ACTCCCACAATGCCCTAAATGGGATTTATCAGTCTCCTGCAAGCAATGGTGACTCCAAAATAAGCAACATAGCAAAGAACCTGCAGGACTCTTTGGTGCTGAAGACCCCCTCATCATTATCAGGATCTAAACTGCCTATTCGTCAGAACTCCCCTCCAAACATGCTCAATGGGAGAAACGGCTCCACGACAGAGGACTCAAGCAGCTTTCGTGGTCAGAACCTCGGTAACAAAACTCCTCCCATACCTTCCAGGTCTCCTCATACCAACCACGCTCCTGTGCCCCATCCTCGGAGCTCACTGTCTGTGGCTCCAAGCAGTGCTAGTGGTGCTTTGAGGTCCCAGGAGAGCCCAAAGCTTCTTAGGAATGTAAGAGCGGACGCCACCTCAAGTCCTGCATCAGCTAGCAGGGGGTCAGGGCAGAGCACAGAAAACTCTAAAAAGCCAGCCTCGGTCAAGTTGTCCCCTACAGCTCCACCCAGTCCTGGAGTGAGAGGTTCCTCCCTGCAGAAAAGATCCCCCAGTCCTATGAGAGATCTTTCTCATGCAGATGTCCCTCAAAGGATCAGGACTCCTGAGCCAAGTGGACCCACAAGCCTGAGAAATCTTCCTCCTCACAGCCCCTACACGTCCCGCAGAGGGACTCCAGGATCACCAGGCTCAGCAGCTTTTGTCCCTGACAGCCCCCAGGGCCTCCGCAAACTGACTGCTTCAAAAGCAGAATCCATGAGGGCCATGTATGCCCAGAGTCCATCAGCACTATCTGGGCTGGAGAAGGGTCATGGGGGAGCCACAATGTCAGGCCTGAGTTCTCTATCTGGTTCATCTCCTTTTTCTAGTCCTGGAAGCCAAAGAAAGACCTCCTGTATGGCAGGATCCTCCAGCAGGGACCAGAGTCATATAAAGCCCCGTACCCGGGAACGCAAAAACAGCATCTCTGAGATCAGTGACAATGAGGATGAGCTGCTTGAGTATCACCgctggcagagagaggagaggctgcGGGAGCAGGAGATGGAGAAAATG GAGCGACAGAGGCTGGAGACCATCCTGAATCTGTGTGCAGAGTATAACCACGAGGACAGCGCTGCAGAGCTGGCTGAGGTTGTGAGGAGTGGGCTGCTGGGAGGAACCTGCTTAGACATGGCAGGGGGGTTGTCTCTTCAGGGATTAGACCGACCCCAGAGAGAGAACgatgaggaaacacagagagaggagtccagcagcacagagagcacACACCAAGAG TGTGAAGAGATATTTGCCGGTCAGGAGCAGGCCTACctggaagaggagagaaacaggATTTTGGCCCGGGTCGATGACATAAAGCAGAGAGTCAGTGAACTGGAGCAGCAGTTACAAGAGACCAAACAGGAG GTGGAGATGGAGCAGGCCctgctgcaggcagagaggCGGGCAGAGCAGGAGCAGGTGGAGGCTgaaaatgaaatcatctctcAGCTGCAGCTCAAACTGAGCCAGCTGGACAAGGCCACCCAGAAAGAGAAGGACAAG GGGAGGGCTAATGTGTCGGCTGAGCGGAAGGCCCTGGAAAAGCAGAGGAATGAGTACAATGAGCTGAAGAGGCAGTTTGATAAGTGCCCCTTGTCTCAAAGGGAACAGTTACAGGAGCAGCTCAGCAGG AAAGCTGAAGCTCTGGAGTCTGAGACCAAGCAGTTTGAGGAGCTGGAGTTTTGTCAGCTGGAGGCAGAGAGCAgcctggaggagaggaaggacacCCAGAGCTCGCAGCTTCTTCAGGAGAGAGCTGAGTATCACTGCAGCGTTGCTAAAAGGAAG GAGAAGATGGGTGCTCTGGAAGCTCAGGTGCAGCAGCTGGGGTTACAAGCAACTCAAGACTGTGAGAGGATGGCTAAAGACAGGGCTGTGGCTCTGCAGCTGTTATACAAG GAGCAGGACAGGTTGATTGCCATGGAGAAGAGGTACCACGCCCTGACAGGAGGGAGAAACTTCCCAAAACACAGCAATAGCATGAAAGAG GAGTACCTCAGGCTCTCTGATGTCTATAAGATGTATGGAAGTGCTGCTCTGCAACCTCACTCCTCTTCCCCTGCTGCTCTCCACTGCCTGTCCCTCACTGTACATCCAACTCTGCCATGTGAG GAGTACATCACAGTTAGTCAGTTGAGCCAGATCTTTGGGATGCAGAGACTtgacccctcctcttcctcatctacTCCATCATTCCAACTTGCCAACTCTCAATCTACCTTCTCATGCCACTCTGCTGCATGTGGACCTCCCTCCTTTCTATCTGCAAAG AGCCAGCCTGAGCTGAGCAGGAATGTAATGCCTCCACTTAATCTCGAGCGCTGGTACCAGGACATCATGGCTGCTGGAGAGTCTCAGTCATGTCCTCCTCCACTGCCTGCAAAGACTTTTTCCACACGCAGACAGGGGCAG CTATTAAAGTCAAAGTCAGATGGTGAAGTTGGTCAGGCAGCATTGTGCAGCGCTGCAGCTCTGCTGCACTCCAGTGGTCCTGCTCATGAAAGAAATGCATCTAGCAAG GGTTTACAGTTAATGCTGAGAGAGATGTCAAACCCATTAGACATGGAGTCCAGGAGGCAGTTTGTCATGCAGAACAAAG ATATGTCTCCCACAGTTCATCACTCCATCCTGCATCACCAGACGCCGCCCAGTGGAAACCAGGCGTATGACACCCTGAGCCTGGAGAGCTCAGACAGCATGGAGACCAGCGTCTCCACCGGCAACAACTCCGCCTGTACCCCAGAAAG TGCCTGTGGGCTAGAGGCCcagaggatagaggagatgGAGAAGATGCTGAAGGAGGCGCAGCAGGAGAAAGCCCGGCTCATAGAGAACAGA GAGAGGGAGGTGCAGGCTCGACGGCAGATGTTGGAGGAGGagcggaggaggagagaggaggctgagagGAGGCTTCTGGATGAGACGGCCCACAGGCAGAggctggtggaggaggaggtgaagatgaGAGAGAAGCACTTCTCCCAG GCCCGTCCAATGACGCGCTACCTGCCAAACCGTAAGGAGGAGTTTGACCTGCGTTCTCATGTGGAGTCCTCAGGACACTGCATAGACACCTGCCCCTTCGTCAACCTCACTGAGAAGATGTGCAAAGGCCACCTGGTGAAGATGGGCGGCAAGATCAAATCATGGAAGAAACGCTGGTTCGTTTTCGACCGTCTGAAGAGGAACTTCTCTTATTACGTCG aCAAGCATGAGACCAAACTGAAAGGACTCATTTACTTTCAGGCAATTGAAGAGGTTTATTACGATCACCTACGCAGCGCTACAAAG AGCCCAAACCCGTCATTGACCTTCTGTGTGAAAACCCACGACCGCCTTTACTACATGGTGGCCCCGTCCCCGGAGGCCATGAGGATCTGGATGGATGTCATAGTAACGGGCGCCGAGGGCTACACGCAGTTCATGAGCTGA
- the phldb1a gene encoding pleckstrin homology-like domain family B member 1 isoform X2, translated as MERVSRTKGEQGRQTHQVLQSTPLDLIETGKSLRVQAERPHLVSLGSGRLSTAITLLPLQEGRTTLGSDGTDIPLQGPGIAVKHCYIENQAGCITLYPCGNQCTVDGLPITKQYRLTQGCMLCFGQSAFFRFNHPEEALRMKSMLPGGNQGLNTTRTHPTDSHNALNGIYQSPASNGDSKISNIAKNLQDSLVLKTPSSLSGSKLPIRQNSPPNMLNGRNGSTTEDSSSFRGQNLGNKTPPIPSRSPHTNHAPVPHPRSSLSVAPSSASGALRSQESPKLLRNVRADATSSPASASRGSGQSTENSKKPASVKLSPTAPPSPGVRGSSLQKRSPSPMRDLSHADVPQRIRTPEPSGPTSLRNLPPHSPYTSRRGTPGSPGSAAFVPDSPQGLRKLTASKAESMRAMYAQSPSALSGLEKGHGGATMSGLSSLSGSSPFSSPGSQRKTSCMAGSSSRDQSHIKPRTRERKNSISEISDNEDELLEYHRWQREERLREQEMEKMERQRLETILNLCAEYNHEDSAAELAEVVRSGLLGGTCLDMAGGLSLQGLDRPQRENDEETQREESSSTESTHQECEEIFAGQEQAYLEEERNRILARVDDIKQRVSELEQQLQETKQEVEMEQALLQAERRAEQEQVEAENEIISQLQLKLSQLDKATQKEKDKVGSRDKTGRANVSAERKALEKQRNEYNELKRQFDKCPLSQREQLQEQLSRKAEALESETKQFEELEFCQLEAESSLEERKDTQSSQLLQERAEYHCSVAKRKEKMGALEAQVQQLGLQATQDCERMAKDRAVALQLLYKEQDRLIAMEKRYHALTGGRNFPKHSNSMKEEFLHISEPDLAYVDGSPCPSSASFSSSHIPSPELYPVRPQEEYLRLSDVYKMYGSAALQPHSSSPAALHCLSLTVHPTLPCEEYITVSQLSQIFGMQRLDPSSSSSTPSFQLANSQSTFSCHSAACGPPSFLSAKSQPELSRNVMPPLNLERWYQDIMAAGESQSCPPPLPAKTFSTRRQGQLLKSKSDGEVGQAALCSAAALLHSSGPAHERNASSKGLQLMLREMSNPLDMESRRQFVMQNKDMSPTVHHSILHHQTPPSGNQAYDTLSLESSDSMETSVSTGNNSACTPESACGLEAQRIEEMEKMLKEAQQEKARLIENREREVQARRQMLEEERRRREEAERRLLDETAHRQRLVEEEVKMREKHFSQARPMTRYLPNRKEEFDLRSHVESSGHCIDTCPFVNLTEKMCKGHLVKMGGKIKSWKKRWFVFDRLKRNFSYYVDKHETKLKGLIYFQAIEEVYYDHLRSATKSPNPSLTFCVKTHDRLYYMVAPSPEAMRIWMDVIVTGAEGYTQFMS; from the exons ATGGAGCGTGTAAGCAGAACAAAAGGGGAACAGGGGCGACAGACGCACCAGGTCTTACAG agcaCTCCTTTAGACCTGATTGAGACAGGCAAGTCTCTGAGGGTCCAGGCAGAGCGTCCTCACCTGGTTAGTTTGGGGAGTGGACGCTTGAGCACAGCTATAACCTTACTACCACTGCAGGAAG GAAGGACCACGCTAGGCAGCGACGGGACAGATATTCCTCTGCAGGGCCCTGGCATTGCAGTTAAGCACTGCTACATAGAAAACCAAGCAGGCTGCATCACCCTGTACCCATGTGGAAACCAGTGCACTGTGGATGGGCTTCCCATCACCAAACAGTACCGCCTGACACAAG GGTGCATGCTGTGTTTTGGTCAGTCGGCTTTTTTCCGCTTCAACCATCCAGAGGAGGCCCTGCGGATGAAGAGCATGCTGCCTGGAGGAAACCAAGGACTGAACACCACAAGAACTCACCCAACTG ACTCCCACAATGCCCTAAATGGGATTTATCAGTCTCCTGCAAGCAATGGTGACTCCAAAATAAGCAACATAGCAAAGAACCTGCAGGACTCTTTGGTGCTGAAGACCCCCTCATCATTATCAGGATCTAAACTGCCTATTCGTCAGAACTCCCCTCCAAACATGCTCAATGGGAGAAACGGCTCCACGACAGAGGACTCAAGCAGCTTTCGTGGTCAGAACCTCGGTAACAAAACTCCTCCCATACCTTCCAGGTCTCCTCATACCAACCACGCTCCTGTGCCCCATCCTCGGAGCTCACTGTCTGTGGCTCCAAGCAGTGCTAGTGGTGCTTTGAGGTCCCAGGAGAGCCCAAAGCTTCTTAGGAATGTAAGAGCGGACGCCACCTCAAGTCCTGCATCAGCTAGCAGGGGGTCAGGGCAGAGCACAGAAAACTCTAAAAAGCCAGCCTCGGTCAAGTTGTCCCCTACAGCTCCACCCAGTCCTGGAGTGAGAGGTTCCTCCCTGCAGAAAAGATCCCCCAGTCCTATGAGAGATCTTTCTCATGCAGATGTCCCTCAAAGGATCAGGACTCCTGAGCCAAGTGGACCCACAAGCCTGAGAAATCTTCCTCCTCACAGCCCCTACACGTCCCGCAGAGGGACTCCAGGATCACCAGGCTCAGCAGCTTTTGTCCCTGACAGCCCCCAGGGCCTCCGCAAACTGACTGCTTCAAAAGCAGAATCCATGAGGGCCATGTATGCCCAGAGTCCATCAGCACTATCTGGGCTGGAGAAGGGTCATGGGGGAGCCACAATGTCAGGCCTGAGTTCTCTATCTGGTTCATCTCCTTTTTCTAGTCCTGGAAGCCAAAGAAAGACCTCCTGTATGGCAGGATCCTCCAGCAGGGACCAGAGTCATATAAAGCCCCGTACCCGGGAACGCAAAAACAGCATCTCTGAGATCAGTGACAATGAGGATGAGCTGCTTGAGTATCACCgctggcagagagaggagaggctgcGGGAGCAGGAGATGGAGAAAATG GAGCGACAGAGGCTGGAGACCATCCTGAATCTGTGTGCAGAGTATAACCACGAGGACAGCGCTGCAGAGCTGGCTGAGGTTGTGAGGAGTGGGCTGCTGGGAGGAACCTGCTTAGACATGGCAGGGGGGTTGTCTCTTCAGGGATTAGACCGACCCCAGAGAGAGAACgatgaggaaacacagagagaggagtccagcagcacagagagcacACACCAAGAG TGTGAAGAGATATTTGCCGGTCAGGAGCAGGCCTACctggaagaggagagaaacaggATTTTGGCCCGGGTCGATGACATAAAGCAGAGAGTCAGTGAACTGGAGCAGCAGTTACAAGAGACCAAACAGGAG GTGGAGATGGAGCAGGCCctgctgcaggcagagaggCGGGCAGAGCAGGAGCAGGTGGAGGCTgaaaatgaaatcatctctcAGCTGCAGCTCAAACTGAGCCAGCTGGACAAGGCCACCCAGAAAGAGAAGGACAAGGTGGGCAGCCGGGACAAAACT GGGAGGGCTAATGTGTCGGCTGAGCGGAAGGCCCTGGAAAAGCAGAGGAATGAGTACAATGAGCTGAAGAGGCAGTTTGATAAGTGCCCCTTGTCTCAAAGGGAACAGTTACAGGAGCAGCTCAGCAGG AAAGCTGAAGCTCTGGAGTCTGAGACCAAGCAGTTTGAGGAGCTGGAGTTTTGTCAGCTGGAGGCAGAGAGCAgcctggaggagaggaaggacacCCAGAGCTCGCAGCTTCTTCAGGAGAGAGCTGAGTATCACTGCAGCGTTGCTAAAAGGAAG GAGAAGATGGGTGCTCTGGAAGCTCAGGTGCAGCAGCTGGGGTTACAAGCAACTCAAGACTGTGAGAGGATGGCTAAAGACAGGGCTGTGGCTCTGCAGCTGTTATACAAG GAGCAGGACAGGTTGATTGCCATGGAGAAGAGGTACCACGCCCTGACAGGAGGGAGAAACTTCCCAAAACACAGCAATAGCATGAAAGAG GAGTTCCTTCACATCAGTGAACCTGACCTTGCTTATGTGGACGGTAGCCCCTgtccctcctctgcctccttctcctcctctcacatcCCCTCCCCTGAACTCTATCCTGTTAGGCCGCAAGAG GAGTACCTCAGGCTCTCTGATGTCTATAAGATGTATGGAAGTGCTGCTCTGCAACCTCACTCCTCTTCCCCTGCTGCTCTCCACTGCCTGTCCCTCACTGTACATCCAACTCTGCCATGTGAG GAGTACATCACAGTTAGTCAGTTGAGCCAGATCTTTGGGATGCAGAGACTtgacccctcctcttcctcatctacTCCATCATTCCAACTTGCCAACTCTCAATCTACCTTCTCATGCCACTCTGCTGCATGTGGACCTCCCTCCTTTCTATCTGCAAAG AGCCAGCCTGAGCTGAGCAGGAATGTAATGCCTCCACTTAATCTCGAGCGCTGGTACCAGGACATCATGGCTGCTGGAGAGTCTCAGTCATGTCCTCCTCCACTGCCTGCAAAGACTTTTTCCACACGCAGACAGGGGCAG CTATTAAAGTCAAAGTCAGATGGTGAAGTTGGTCAGGCAGCATTGTGCAGCGCTGCAGCTCTGCTGCACTCCAGTGGTCCTGCTCATGAAAGAAATGCATCTAGCAAG GGTTTACAGTTAATGCTGAGAGAGATGTCAAACCCATTAGACATGGAGTCCAGGAGGCAGTTTGTCATGCAGAACAAAG ATATGTCTCCCACAGTTCATCACTCCATCCTGCATCACCAGACGCCGCCCAGTGGAAACCAGGCGTATGACACCCTGAGCCTGGAGAGCTCAGACAGCATGGAGACCAGCGTCTCCACCGGCAACAACTCCGCCTGTACCCCAGAAAG TGCCTGTGGGCTAGAGGCCcagaggatagaggagatgGAGAAGATGCTGAAGGAGGCGCAGCAGGAGAAAGCCCGGCTCATAGAGAACAGA GAGAGGGAGGTGCAGGCTCGACGGCAGATGTTGGAGGAGGagcggaggaggagagaggaggctgagagGAGGCTTCTGGATGAGACGGCCCACAGGCAGAggctggtggaggaggaggtgaagatgaGAGAGAAGCACTTCTCCCAG GCCCGTCCAATGACGCGCTACCTGCCAAACCGTAAGGAGGAGTTTGACCTGCGTTCTCATGTGGAGTCCTCAGGACACTGCATAGACACCTGCCCCTTCGTCAACCTCACTGAGAAGATGTGCAAAGGCCACCTGGTGAAGATGGGCGGCAAGATCAAATCATGGAAGAAACGCTGGTTCGTTTTCGACCGTCTGAAGAGGAACTTCTCTTATTACGTCG aCAAGCATGAGACCAAACTGAAAGGACTCATTTACTTTCAGGCAATTGAAGAGGTTTATTACGATCACCTACGCAGCGCTACAAAG AGCCCAAACCCGTCATTGACCTTCTGTGTGAAAACCCACGACCGCCTTTACTACATGGTGGCCCCGTCCCCGGAGGCCATGAGGATCTGGATGGATGTCATAGTAACGGGCGCCGAGGGCTACACGCAGTTCATGAGCTGA